One window of Manihot esculenta cultivar AM560-2 chromosome 17, M.esculenta_v8, whole genome shotgun sequence genomic DNA carries:
- the LOC110607994 gene encoding uncharacterized protein LOC110607994 — MTVNSFHETQDRVSDLGIQQKSKDFSLSEIIATESAYLSRKMEVKECTEVEMDRESAGSSEENEESPKSVGKWGRNISNVAFVHSQVLRIREEDSHIGEDIAEGLSTKDKVINAGFGQNTQLRRVASTVDVVFFSKPILPCSPLSGKTTVKAVP; from the coding sequence ATGACTGTCAACTCATTCCATGAGACTCAAGATCGAGTCTCCGATCTTGGTATTCAGCAGAAATCCAAGGATTTCTCTTTGTCGGAGATCATCGCTACTGAATCTGCTTATCTCTCCAGGAAAATGGAAGTGAAGGAGTGTACCGAGGTCGAGATGGATAGGGAGAGTGCAGGATCATCGGAGGAGAATGAGGAGTCACCGAAATCTGTTGGCAAGTGGGGAAGGAATATAAGCAACGTAGCGTTTGTGCATAGCCAGGTGTTGAGAATTAGAGAGGAGGATTCACATATCGGTGAAGATATCGCTGAAGGATTAAGCACCAAAGATAAGGTTATCAATGCAGGTTTTGGTCAGAATACGCAGCTTCGACGCGTGGCTTCGACGGTGGATGTTGTTTTCTTTTCGAAGCCGATCTTGCCTTGCTCGCCTCTCAGCGGGAAAACAACCGTCAAAGCCGTGCCGTGA